In Schlegelella aquatica, one DNA window encodes the following:
- the cas3f gene encoding type I-F CRISPR-associated helicase Cas3f: MNVLLVSECTKNALKETRRILDQFAERRGERTWQTAITQDGLDTLRRLLRKTARKNTAVACHWIRGRDHSELLWIVGDASRFNAQGAVPTNTTSIDRLRREDENDWHTGQDIRLLAQLAALLHDLGKAVIAFQERLRGRRTERNLYRHEWVSLRLFQAFVGDDDDEGWLLRLAAADGYGEEDWLAPGRYQRDGIDAREEYPFRSLPPLAAAVGWLVVTHHRLPVAPCEKDDGTQAAWGRRVRNFNPTWLTEPLALVAHDWNEIRQIADPRQIEPYWMPAAPLPVLEPKWRAQAARLAKHLIELRTRRSTAWLDNPYVMHLARLTLMLADHHYSSLPLDSSERVEGDGRTALYANTDRDGRLKQPLDEHLLGVARDAGLIAHALPGFERHLPHLARHRGLRRRSTDLRFAWQDRAADAASALRESARDHGAFIVNMASTGCGKTLANARLLYALADPQRGMRFTYALGLRTLTLQTGRSYRTDLNLDDNDLAIRVGGSASRALFEYYERQAEAQGSASSQRLIEEDAHVRYEGPVAEHPLLSRALRDADIRSLLSAPVLVCTVDHMTPATEALRAGRQIAPMLRLMSADLVLDELDDYDLDDMPALVRLVYWAGMLGTRIVLSSATLPPALVQGMFLAYRAGRLQYRRNRGNEGGRSDDSLEVPCLWVDEFGVQSSRCRDADGFARDHAVFVSKRASQLDKAPPVRRGEILPIELSKGQPTQRLRAEFAEHVRQACLRLHDDHAETDPATGKRVSFGLVRMANIDPLFDVARTLFALGAPEGYRIHLCVYHARFPALQRSAIERQLDAAFDRRGDGQGPYRLPFVRAQLDAHPEGNHLFVVLASPVCEVGRDWDADWAVAEPSSMRSLIQLAGRVQRHRGRLGDKPNILLLDRNIKALERKPAVPGEDPAPVFIRPGFERDGSSGSRRFRLRYHRLSRLLSPEEYRTISALPRIRARPDAEWACGERLVDLEHARVAASLLPRDRLPASLACPESGRVERDEAAWSWLHPQVTLIGVLQQQQAFRDDPHPKVSLVFLPDDEEQRLILHRIDGGSMSAEKLYVRVDASMRHDVALALGQGIGTWGDFQLMELLAERAEAEDTTLWEVARKFASVEVPQSTQGWRWHPWLGFAPA, from the coding sequence ATGAACGTACTACTGGTATCCGAGTGCACCAAGAACGCGCTCAAGGAGACTCGGCGGATCCTCGATCAATTTGCCGAGCGTCGCGGCGAGCGCACCTGGCAAACGGCCATCACCCAGGATGGACTGGACACATTGCGTCGGCTGCTTCGCAAGACCGCGCGCAAGAACACGGCGGTGGCATGTCATTGGATACGTGGGCGCGATCACAGCGAGCTGCTGTGGATTGTGGGAGATGCTTCTCGTTTCAACGCGCAGGGTGCGGTACCGACAAACACGACCAGCATCGACCGGCTGCGGCGCGAAGACGAGAACGACTGGCACACCGGCCAGGACATCCGCCTGCTCGCCCAGTTGGCCGCGTTGCTGCACGACCTGGGCAAGGCCGTCATCGCTTTCCAGGAGCGCCTGCGTGGACGACGGACGGAGCGGAACCTGTATCGGCATGAGTGGGTATCGCTTCGATTGTTCCAGGCGTTTGTCGGGGATGATGACGATGAAGGATGGTTGCTGCGGCTGGCCGCTGCCGACGGCTATGGCGAGGAAGACTGGCTCGCGCCGGGGCGTTATCAGCGCGATGGCATCGATGCCCGAGAGGAGTACCCCTTCAGGAGCTTGCCTCCTTTGGCTGCGGCAGTGGGTTGGCTGGTGGTGACCCACCACAGACTACCGGTTGCACCGTGCGAGAAGGACGACGGAACCCAAGCGGCATGGGGTCGAAGAGTGCGGAACTTCAATCCCACTTGGCTGACGGAGCCCTTGGCGTTGGTCGCGCATGACTGGAACGAGATCCGGCAGATCGCGGATCCGCGGCAGATCGAGCCTTACTGGATGCCGGCCGCCCCCCTCCCGGTGCTTGAACCGAAGTGGCGCGCCCAGGCAGCCCGGCTGGCGAAACACTTGATCGAACTGCGCACGCGTCGCAGCACCGCTTGGCTGGACAATCCCTACGTGATGCATCTGGCCCGCCTCACCCTGATGCTGGCGGACCATCATTACTCCAGCCTGCCGCTGGACTCGTCCGAACGGGTGGAAGGAGACGGTCGCACTGCGTTGTATGCGAACACCGACCGGGACGGTCGCCTCAAGCAGCCGCTCGACGAGCACCTGTTGGGCGTGGCGCGCGATGCCGGTCTGATCGCCCATGCGTTACCCGGCTTCGAGCGCCATCTTCCCCATTTGGCTCGACACCGCGGCCTTCGCAGGCGGAGTACTGACCTCCGGTTCGCCTGGCAGGACAGGGCCGCGGACGCGGCCTCGGCACTGCGCGAAAGCGCCCGCGATCACGGTGCCTTCATCGTCAACATGGCGTCCACCGGTTGCGGCAAGACGCTGGCCAATGCCCGCCTCCTGTACGCCCTTGCGGACCCCCAACGAGGAATGCGCTTCACCTATGCGCTCGGCCTGCGCACGTTGACCCTGCAGACCGGGCGCAGCTACCGCACGGATCTCAACCTTGACGACAACGACCTTGCGATCCGTGTGGGCGGATCAGCCAGTCGAGCGTTGTTCGAGTACTACGAGCGGCAGGCCGAGGCCCAGGGCTCGGCCTCGTCGCAACGTCTCATCGAAGAAGACGCTCATGTTCGCTACGAAGGCCCCGTTGCCGAGCATCCCCTGTTGTCGCGAGCGCTGCGCGACGCCGATATTCGAAGCCTGCTGTCCGCGCCTGTGCTGGTCTGTACTGTGGACCATATGACGCCGGCCACAGAAGCCCTGCGCGCCGGGCGTCAGATCGCGCCCATGCTGCGCCTGATGAGCGCCGACTTGGTGCTGGACGAGCTGGACGACTACGATCTGGACGACATGCCGGCCCTCGTCCGGCTGGTGTATTGGGCTGGGATGCTGGGGACGAGAATCGTCCTTTCGTCTGCGACGCTTCCGCCGGCGTTGGTTCAGGGCATGTTCCTGGCCTATCGCGCGGGCCGGCTCCAATACCGGCGCAATCGCGGCAATGAGGGCGGGCGGTCGGACGACTCACTCGAGGTTCCGTGCCTGTGGGTCGATGAGTTCGGTGTCCAGAGCAGCCGCTGCCGCGATGCGGACGGTTTTGCTCGGGACCACGCGGTGTTCGTCAGCAAGCGCGCTTCACAACTGGACAAAGCCCCACCGGTGCGGCGCGGTGAAATCTTGCCCATCGAACTGAGCAAGGGCCAACCGACGCAGCGCCTGCGTGCCGAGTTCGCCGAACACGTGCGCCAGGCGTGCCTGCGGTTGCACGATGATCACGCCGAAACCGACCCGGCGACAGGCAAGCGGGTGAGCTTCGGCCTCGTTCGTATGGCCAACATCGATCCGCTGTTCGATGTGGCGCGGACATTGTTCGCGCTGGGCGCACCGGAGGGCTACCGCATCCATTTGTGCGTCTATCACGCCCGGTTTCCCGCCTTGCAGCGTTCGGCCATCGAGCGTCAACTCGATGCCGCATTCGATCGACGCGGCGACGGGCAAGGCCCTTATCGTCTGCCGTTCGTTCGCGCCCAGCTCGATGCCCATCCGGAAGGGAACCATCTGTTCGTGGTTCTCGCATCGCCTGTCTGCGAAGTCGGCCGGGACTGGGATGCCGATTGGGCCGTAGCCGAACCATCGTCGATGCGCTCGCTGATCCAGCTGGCTGGACGTGTCCAACGCCATCGCGGCCGGCTGGGCGATAAGCCAAACATCCTGCTGCTGGATCGCAACATCAAGGCGCTTGAGAGAAAGCCAGCGGTGCCTGGCGAAGATCCGGCTCCTGTTTTCATCCGCCCCGGGTTCGAGCGGGATGGATCGTCCGGCTCCCGGCGCTTCCGGTTGCGCTATCACCGCTTGAGCCGCCTACTGTCGCCGGAGGAGTACCGCACGATCTCGGCGTTGCCACGCATCCGCGCTCGACCCGACGCCGAGTGGGCCTGCGGTGAACGGTTGGTCGATCTGGAGCATGCCCGTGTGGCGGCCAGCCTGCTTCCGCGCGATCGCCTGCCCGCATCGCTCGCCTGCCCAGAAAGCGGGCGTGTCGAGCGGGATGAGGCCGCCTGGTCTTGGCTGCATCCGCAGGTCACCTTGATCGGGGTCCTGCAGCAACAGCAGGCGTTTCGGGACGACCCACACCCCAAAGTCTCGCTGGTCTTTCTTCCCGATGATGAGGAGCAGCGGCTCATCCTGCATCGGATCGATGGCGGCAGCATGTCTGCTGAGAAGCTCTATGTGCGAGTCGATGCGAGCATGCGGCATGACGTTGCGCTGGCGTTGGGCCAAGGCATCGGCACGTGGGGAGATTTTCAGTTGATGGAGCTGCTTGCTGAGCGGGCCGAGGCAGAGGACACGACGTTGTGGGAGGTCGCCAGAAAGTTTGCGAGTGTCGAAGTGCCGCAGAGTACCCAAGGGTGGCGATGGCACCCTTGGTTAGGTTTTGCTCCGGCCTAG
- a CDS encoding IS256 family transposase, with the protein MKSRTKPALRVVPAAQVQLTLPIQGVLQDVKHAFYGLCINAGKQVLAAMMEADRIALCGPKGVPDADRRAVRGGSTRSAVVLGGQRIGIKRPRARGVDAGELELPSFAWAAGTDPLDTATMAAIAAGVSMRRYASTLEELPPPEQALSVSKSATSRRFVALSEEQLLQWLSRSLGKLDLPVVMVDGIHFRDRVILLALGIDAQGNKHVLGLREGSTESTRVVRSLLSDLIERGLDADRARLWVIDGGKALRKAIVETFGATALIQRCQEHKRRNVIEHLPEELHASVGRAMRDAWDSANAELAKKQLQRLATSLQSKHPGAAASLREGLEETLTVQALGITGALYRTLRTTNPIENLNGSIAHYTRNVKRWRDGQMTLRWVASALSDAKDRFRKLRGHRDMKHLIAALDKRIAATQPAELKAA; encoded by the coding sequence ATGAAGTCTCGCACGAAGCCCGCGCTGCGGGTTGTTCCGGCTGCGCAGGTGCAGCTGACGTTGCCGATCCAGGGCGTGCTGCAGGACGTGAAGCACGCGTTCTATGGGCTGTGCATCAACGCCGGCAAGCAGGTGCTGGCAGCCATGATGGAGGCCGACAGGATCGCACTGTGCGGCCCCAAGGGCGTGCCCGATGCCGATCGCCGCGCGGTACGTGGCGGCAGCACGCGCAGCGCCGTTGTTCTCGGCGGGCAGCGCATCGGCATCAAGCGGCCACGTGCACGCGGCGTCGATGCGGGCGAGCTGGAGCTGCCCAGCTTCGCCTGGGCCGCCGGCACCGACCCGCTGGACACCGCGACGATGGCCGCCATTGCTGCGGGCGTGTCCATGCGCCGCTACGCCAGCACGCTGGAGGAATTGCCGCCGCCCGAGCAAGCGCTGTCGGTGTCCAAGAGCGCGACCTCGCGGCGCTTCGTGGCGCTGAGCGAAGAGCAACTGCTGCAGTGGCTGTCGCGCTCGCTGGGCAAGCTGGACCTGCCGGTCGTGATGGTCGACGGCATCCACTTCCGAGACCGCGTCATCCTGCTGGCGCTGGGCATTGATGCCCAGGGGAACAAGCACGTGCTGGGGCTGCGCGAAGGCTCCACCGAGAGCACGCGGGTCGTGCGCTCGCTGCTGAGCGATCTGATCGAGCGCGGTCTCGATGCCGACCGCGCACGGCTGTGGGTGATCGATGGTGGCAAGGCGCTGCGCAAGGCGATCGTCGAGACCTTCGGGGCCACGGCGCTGATCCAGCGCTGCCAGGAGCACAAGCGGCGCAACGTCATCGAGCACCTGCCCGAAGAGCTGCACGCCAGCGTGGGCCGCGCGATGCGCGACGCCTGGGACAGCGCCAACGCCGAGCTGGCCAAGAAGCAGCTGCAGCGCCTGGCTACGTCGCTGCAGTCCAAGCATCCCGGCGCTGCGGCCAGTCTGCGCGAGGGACTCGAGGAGACGCTCACCGTGCAGGCTCTGGGCATCACGGGCGCGCTGTACCGCACGCTGCGCACCACCAACCCGATCGAGAACCTCAACGGCTCGATCGCGCACTACACGCGCAACGTCAAGCGATGGCGGGACGGACAGATGACGTTGCGCTGGGTCGCCAGCGCACTCAGCGACGCCAAGGATCGCTTCCGCAAGCTGCGCGGGCACCGCGACATGAAGCACTT